The Ananas comosus cultivar F153 linkage group 2, ASM154086v1, whole genome shotgun sequence genome contains a region encoding:
- the LOC109727274 gene encoding uncharacterized protein LOC109727274, whose translation MSMMGELSYFLGLQVKQSKEGIHLSQTKYAKELVKKFGLDGAKDFDTSMGTSNKEFGVNVEGQSVDEKQYRSMIGSLLYLTASRPDIAFSVGICARYQANPKEVHLKAVKRIIRYVKGTTAYGLWYLMGTSLDLIGYSDADWAGSADDRKSTSGACFYIGHCLVAWHSKK comes from the coding sequence ATGTCTATGATGGGTGAACTTTCATATTTCCTTGgtcttcaagttaaacaatcaaagGAAGGAATTCATTTGTCTCAAACCAAGTACGCAAAGGAATTAGTTAAGAAATTCGGTTTGGATGGAGCAAAGGATTTTGATACATCAATGGGAacaagtaataaagaatttGGAGTGAATGTTGAAGGACaaagtgtggatgagaaacagtaCAGGAGCATGATCGGCAGTTTACTGTATTTGACCGCAAGTAGACCAGATATTGCTTTTAGTGTgggaatttgtgctcgctatcaagctaatccgAAGGAAGTTCATTTGAAAGCAGTTAAGAGAATCATACGATATgttaaaggtacaaccgctTATGGTCTATGGTATCTGATGGGGACGTCTTTGGACCTAATCGGCTACTCGGATGCGGATTGGGCCGGTTCTGCGGATGATCGAAAAAGCACCAGTGGAGCATGTTTTTATATAGGCCACTGTCTAGTTGCGTggcatagtaaaaaataa